A genome region from Marinifilum sp. JC120 includes the following:
- a CDS encoding sugar phosphate isomerase/epimerase: MKPEFETCYVNLPLRYIYNSPEYLDFFIENSIQPELGLDCLGDECLSMDWLMAIRDRLDEAELGCTVHLPFLDLKPSSLNPAIRNASIDTLHTAFELAKVFSPKRMVMHPSFTSWLEPPLFERAYVNCVEGIRRLSNLWPDHPPLCLENTYEFTPEPIVRLVKDLGRENIGICFDLGHWHSFSKGYEHGDFDLWFDAFAPHIKHLHLHDNHGSKDEHLALGQGSMNWDYIVTRTAELDPMPTFTLEPHNRDDFTLTYAYFREHVAARLF, translated from the coding sequence GTGAAGCCTGAATTTGAAACCTGCTACGTTAATCTTCCTCTGCGTTATATTTACAATTCTCCAGAGTATCTGGATTTCTTCATTGAAAATTCAATACAGCCTGAATTGGGGCTTGATTGTCTTGGTGATGAATGTTTGAGCATGGATTGGCTCATGGCCATCAGAGACCGTCTTGATGAGGCTGAGCTGGGCTGTACCGTGCATCTGCCGTTTCTGGATCTCAAACCATCCAGCCTGAATCCCGCAATCCGTAACGCATCCATAGATACTCTGCATACCGCCTTTGAATTGGCAAAAGTTTTCTCTCCGAAACGGATGGTCATGCATCCTTCTTTCACATCATGGCTGGAGCCGCCTCTTTTTGAGCGTGCTTACGTCAACTGCGTTGAAGGGATTCGCCGCTTGAGCAACTTATGGCCGGATCATCCCCCACTTTGTCTTGAGAACACTTATGAATTTACCCCGGAGCCTATTGTGCGCTTGGTCAAAGATCTCGGTCGGGAGAACATAGGTATTTGTTTTGATCTCGGGCACTGGCATTCTTTTTCCAAAGGCTACGAGCATGGAGATTTTGATCTCTGGTTTGATGCTTTTGCGCCGCATATCAAGCATCTTCATCTGCATGATAATCACGGTAGTAAGGACGAGCATCTTGCCCTCGGGCAGGGTAGCATGAATTGGGATTATATCGTTACCCGCACTGCTGAGCTTGATCCGATGCCTACGTTCACCCTTGAGCCGCATAATCGTGATGATTTTACCCTGACCTACGCTTATTTCAGGGAGCACGTAGCGGCTAGGTTGTTTTAA